A part of Paenibacillus sp. IHBB 10380 genomic DNA contains:
- a CDS encoding N-acetylglucosamine kinase: MNKKYIIGVDGGNSKTDYFLYDVQGNFIDHINTGTCSHERFPDSYISAYRIMDENIQQLLTRNYLSMDDITAGAFGLAGADVPSQKEQLCQVIERIGFTHYALDNDSFLGVKAGSEKGFGICSINGSGTSTGGISPSGDRLQVGGVGSELSGDEAGGFFLARKIVRAVYDSFYRMGQETKMTEPVMELLQIPGKQFFIEYAVDAILKRTLPNTKLMQIMFTAADKGDPVALDIVDHTAKQLACSTVGCMHNLDFGHEVDIVLAGSVWVKAESPLLFQRYKEYVARLTHHDCHYIILYVPPATGAVLWALELAWGHPVDSGTRRRVIESIEHLRKNEAI, translated from the coding sequence ATGAACAAAAAATACATCATTGGCGTTGATGGCGGAAATAGCAAAACCGATTATTTTCTGTATGATGTTCAAGGGAACTTTATCGATCACATAAATACAGGTACATGCAGTCATGAGCGATTTCCTGATTCTTATATAAGTGCATATCGCATCATGGATGAGAATATTCAGCAACTGCTTACACGTAATTACTTATCCATGGATGATATTACAGCTGGAGCCTTCGGATTAGCTGGTGCGGACGTTCCATCTCAAAAGGAGCAATTATGCCAGGTCATTGAACGTATCGGATTTACGCATTATGCACTGGACAACGACTCCTTTCTGGGGGTAAAAGCGGGTAGCGAAAAAGGCTTCGGAATTTGCTCCATTAATGGATCTGGCACCTCAACGGGCGGTATATCTCCAAGCGGAGATCGCCTTCAAGTAGGAGGTGTGGGCAGTGAACTTTCTGGTGATGAAGCTGGGGGATTTTTTCTAGCCAGAAAAATTGTTCGGGCGGTGTATGACTCTTTCTACCGCATGGGTCAAGAAACCAAGATGACTGAGCCAGTCATGGAGCTATTGCAAATACCCGGCAAACAATTTTTCATTGAATATGCAGTGGACGCCATCCTTAAACGGACTCTCCCTAATACCAAGCTCATGCAAATCATGTTTACCGCGGCAGATAAAGGTGATCCTGTAGCTTTAGATATTGTAGATCACACTGCCAAGCAACTGGCGTGCTCTACTGTAGGCTGTATGCACAATCTGGATTTTGGTCATGAAGTCGATATTGTTCTTGCTGGTTCTGTATGGGTCAAAGCAGAAAGTCCCCTACTATTTCAACGATACAAAGAATATGTTGCAAGATTGACCCATCACGACTGCCATTACATCATCCTATATGTTCCACCCGCGACCGGTGCGGTTCTATGGGCACTCGAACTGGCTTGGGGTCATCCGGTCGATTCAGGTACTCGTCGTAGAGTCATTGAATCAATAGAACATTTACGAAAGAACGAAGCCATCTGA
- a CDS encoding MurR/RpiR family transcriptional regulator, with amino-acid sequence MITNDNILIKIRDMKDSLTPVERMVAEYILGNMDDIPHLSIKNLAQLSKTSDASVLRFCKTMGYSGYRNFIVSISASLGSMDEEQKDQYTDIQPGDDLSIIISNISRNNIKSIDDTHSIIDRNEVARAVKALRRSHRIVFFGIGASGLVGMDAEQKFTRINKMCHTYTDGHSQLTAASLLEKNDVAIFISNSGDTVEILDALEIANKNGACSIAITKYNKSELADKAKIVLSISTPELTIRSGAMGSRIAMLTVIDILFAGVASAEYQNVKKYLRKTHNILASKHR; translated from the coding sequence ATGATAACTAATGATAATATTTTAATTAAGATTCGGGATATGAAGGATAGTTTGACGCCGGTAGAGAGAATGGTAGCTGAATACATTCTAGGGAATATGGATGACATTCCTCATCTTTCAATTAAGAATTTAGCACAATTGAGTAAAACCAGCGATGCTTCTGTTCTGCGCTTCTGTAAGACGATGGGCTATAGTGGTTACCGCAATTTTATTGTGAGTATTTCTGCTTCACTTGGCTCTATGGATGAGGAACAAAAGGATCAGTACACGGATATTCAACCAGGAGATGATCTATCCATTATCATCTCTAATATTTCTCGAAACAACATTAAATCTATTGATGATACCCACAGCATCATTGACCGAAATGAAGTAGCCCGTGCTGTAAAAGCGCTTCGTCGTAGCCATCGTATCGTTTTTTTTGGAATCGGGGCTTCCGGTCTGGTAGGTATGGATGCGGAACAGAAGTTTACCCGAATCAATAAGATGTGCCACACCTACACGGATGGACACAGTCAACTGACTGCAGCGTCATTATTAGAGAAGAATGATGTGGCGATCTTTATTTCGAATTCAGGAGATACAGTCGAGATTCTAGATGCATTGGAGATTGCCAATAAGAATGGAGCATGCAGTATTGCAATCACCAAATATAATAAAAGTGAGTTAGCAGATAAGGCTAAAATCGTGCTAAGCATCTCTACACCAGAACTTACCATTAGGAGTGGTGCCATGGGATCGCGGATTGCCATGCTCACGGTTATTGATATTCTTTTTGCAGGGGTAGCCAGTGCGGAATATCAAAATGTAAAAAAATATTTGAGGAAAACGCATAATATTTTGGCGAGCAAACATAGATAA
- a CDS encoding tetraspanin family protein, translated as MQTPPRKIGNQTYKSSQASTNKPASAQRPIVKPQANRTVPAQVAGAARSSSGTQSKTPAATKNSKKRQPKNRLGQAIVSLIFGIFSIILSIIALLKLVNDALNPYTNQTSATAGFIVLAFLIFMFSLIGFILGIRAKRSTSGRGMAIAGIIMTSPPLFLIILGIGGTILISMSFLSR; from the coding sequence TTGCAAACACCACCTAGAAAAATAGGCAATCAGACCTACAAATCTTCGCAAGCTTCAACCAACAAACCCGCTAGCGCTCAAAGACCAATAGTTAAACCTCAAGCGAACAGGACAGTCCCAGCTCAAGTCGCAGGAGCAGCAAGAAGCTCATCAGGTACTCAGAGTAAAACTCCGGCTGCAACCAAGAATTCCAAGAAGCGGCAGCCCAAAAACAGATTAGGACAAGCGATTGTATCACTTATTTTCGGAATATTTAGCATTATACTCTCAATCATAGCACTATTGAAATTAGTTAACGATGCTTTAAACCCATATACAAATCAAACCTCCGCAACGGCTGGATTTATTGTACTAGCCTTTCTGATTTTTATGTTTAGTCTAATCGGATTCATATTAGGCATAAGAGCAAAACGCTCCACAAGCGGAAGAGGTATGGCTATAGCCGGAATTATAATGACGAGCCCTCCTCTATTTCTGATCATCCTCGGTATTGGGGGAACAATCCTCATTTCTATGTCATTTTTATCAAGATAG
- a CDS encoding MFS transporter, translated as MIVSEIPENMVTKRQRLGMMTAVCMGAFMSHFTAGIVNVSLPQFMNYFQTDYGKIGWITIGYLLVITALLPVMGKLGDRYGFRLIHNLGYVIFTIGSILVAFSPNLPILLILRMVQAMGAAMFQSTNIALITIHLQKEQRGRALGIVSTAVALGGMIGPIAGGLIAEWFSWRWLFLIHVPVALVATLLAYRYIPVRLHERKSETFDNAGAVLFIVFISLVIVGISNGSKWGWLSAEMISIFTGSFIVLSVLLLWELRQSIPFLPLKALRIPAVSYGLLISCASFMFSNTILVIIPFYLTGTATLPPSTIGYVMAAYPLTLAFMGPIAGYLSDRYGSNRLMFLGLCSMGSGFVIFSCYLGQLSIGWIAAVLAIIGLGMGLIASPNNSFIMQRTPREQVGSIGGMIALTRNAGMVFGSALGLGVMNGGIEQDSQVDTFRSAFEINILVCIGVMVLLGYGVYLENRQKKNNKKV; from the coding sequence ATGATTGTATCTGAAATACCGGAGAACATGGTCACGAAGAGACAACGTTTGGGGATGATGACCGCTGTATGTATGGGAGCGTTTATGTCTCATTTTACAGCAGGTATCGTTAATGTATCGCTTCCTCAATTTATGAATTATTTTCAAACGGATTATGGAAAGATTGGGTGGATTACGATTGGGTATTTGCTGGTCATTACGGCATTACTCCCTGTAATGGGAAAGCTCGGGGATCGCTATGGTTTTCGTCTTATTCATAATCTTGGATATGTTATTTTCACTATCGGTTCTATTTTAGTCGCATTCTCACCCAATTTGCCCATCCTGCTAATTCTTAGAATGGTGCAAGCAATGGGCGCCGCCATGTTTCAATCTACTAATATTGCGCTGATCACTATTCATTTACAGAAGGAACAAAGAGGACGGGCACTTGGTATTGTGAGTACCGCGGTCGCCCTTGGTGGGATGATCGGACCGATTGCAGGAGGTTTAATCGCGGAGTGGTTCAGCTGGCGGTGGCTGTTTTTGATTCATGTTCCCGTTGCCTTGGTTGCTACTTTATTGGCTTATCGATACATCCCGGTTCGCCTACATGAAAGAAAATCAGAGACATTTGATAATGCTGGAGCAGTTTTGTTCATTGTATTTATCAGTTTAGTCATTGTTGGAATATCGAATGGAAGTAAATGGGGATGGCTATCTGCTGAGATGATTAGTATTTTCACAGGTAGCTTCATTGTTTTGTCGGTGCTTCTATTATGGGAATTGCGTCAGAGCATTCCCTTCTTACCGCTCAAGGCGCTTCGTATTCCAGCTGTATCCTATGGATTACTCATTAGTTGTGCTTCTTTTATGTTTTCCAATACAATCTTGGTCATTATACCGTTTTATTTAACCGGTACGGCTACCTTGCCTCCGTCAACCATTGGATATGTCATGGCAGCTTATCCGCTTACATTAGCGTTTATGGGACCGATCGCAGGTTATTTATCAGATCGTTACGGTTCCAATCGATTGATGTTTTTGGGGTTATGTAGCATGGGAAGCGGATTTGTTATATTTTCTTGTTATCTTGGTCAGCTATCGATTGGCTGGATCGCTGCTGTATTGGCAATAATCGGACTAGGAATGGGGCTCATTGCGTCGCCGAATAACAGCTTCATCATGCAGCGTACTCCTAGAGAACAAGTTGGTTCAATAGGTGGAATGATTGCATTGACTCGTAACGCAGGCATGGTTTTCGGGTCGGCGTTAGGGCTTGGCGTTATGAATGGAGGGATTGAACAGGACAGCCAAGTTGATACTTTTAGATCTGCTTTCGAAATCAATATTTTAGTTTGCATAGGCGTCATGGTCTTATTAGGGTATGGCGTTTACTTAGAAAACCGTCAAAAAAAGAATAACAAAAAAGTATGA
- a CDS encoding ATP-binding protein: MIKKSLRVRIVSTFIIIVLASLFLSFGITSLFSERKVTLEQQFLTITGDIATLLDLTDPDQRDKVMDILSDYHIYGAVIKEGSELPFSLTETKVSPLFQSTTSEPLFLDIEKGPNPVRLIGVPNIDNSGSSLILKMDFTGFLEIMQRILLVGLFIVLLIGSFLILLAAHYIVEPVKRLTSAAKEMATGNLTVRLKHKKKDEFGELMDSFNHMASELQKIDKMREDFVSNVSHEIQSPITSIRGFTVAIRDGIIPADRQKEHLEIIYQETLRLSKLSDHLLRLASLDSEHHPYHPVKYRLDEQLRRVILVAEPLWTEKNLDIELDLQACPVKADHDLFEQVWQNLINNAIKYSDEDGVIEVIMEVNDLAVRVHITDTGKGIPEIDLPHIFDRFYMVDKARSQSDGGNGLGLSIARKIVELHDCKIEVKSTEGKGTCFTVSIPL; this comes from the coding sequence ATGATCAAAAAAAGCCTCCGTGTTCGAATTGTTTCTACTTTTATTATCATTGTACTGGCCAGCCTCTTCCTTTCTTTTGGGATTACCTCTTTATTCTCAGAAAGAAAAGTGACATTAGAACAGCAGTTTTTGACCATTACAGGCGATATTGCTACTCTTCTGGATCTAACAGACCCTGATCAGCGTGATAAGGTCATGGACATACTATCTGACTATCATATTTATGGAGCGGTTATCAAGGAAGGGAGCGAGTTGCCTTTTTCATTAACAGAAACAAAGGTATCACCGCTATTTCAATCTACAACATCAGAACCCTTGTTTTTAGATATTGAGAAGGGTCCTAATCCTGTACGTCTCATCGGAGTACCAAACATCGATAATAGTGGAAGCTCATTGATTCTGAAGATGGATTTTACTGGATTTTTGGAAATCATGCAGCGTATTTTGCTCGTAGGTCTTTTTATCGTATTGCTTATTGGAAGTTTTCTTATTTTGCTGGCAGCACACTACATTGTTGAACCCGTAAAAAGACTGACAAGTGCGGCGAAAGAAATGGCTACAGGAAATTTAACCGTTCGTCTTAAACATAAAAAGAAAGATGAATTCGGGGAATTGATGGACAGCTTTAATCATATGGCAAGTGAACTTCAGAAAATTGATAAAATGCGAGAAGATTTTGTTAGTAATGTTTCTCATGAAATCCAGAGTCCGATCACCTCGATTCGTGGTTTTACAGTGGCCATTAGAGATGGGATTATCCCAGCAGATCGTCAAAAAGAGCATCTTGAAATTATTTATCAAGAAACGTTAAGACTTTCAAAGCTGAGTGATCATTTGCTTCGACTTGCATCGCTTGATTCAGAGCATCATCCTTATCATCCGGTAAAGTATCGGTTAGATGAACAGCTACGCAGAGTGATTCTCGTGGCTGAACCATTATGGACCGAAAAAAATCTTGATATTGAACTCGATCTGCAAGCTTGCCCTGTTAAGGCGGATCATGATTTATTTGAACAGGTATGGCAAAACTTAATTAACAATGCGATTAAATACTCAGATGAAGACGGTGTGATCGAAGTGATCATGGAAGTAAATGACCTAGCTGTTCGTGTTCATATAACAGATACGGGAAAAGGGATTCCAGAAATAGACCTTCCTCATATTTTTGACCGATTTTACATGGTGGACAAAGCGAGAAGCCAATCGGATGGAGGTAATGGACTTGGGTTGTCGATTGCGAGGAAAATTGTCGAACTTCATGACTGCAAAATAGAAGTGAAAAGCACCGAAGGGAAAGGGACCTGCTTTACAGTGTCTATTCCTCTTTAG
- a CDS encoding response regulator transcription factor, whose amino-acid sequence MNTILVVDDDPHIRKLIKLYLENSQFSVLEAEDGQKALDLVEHSKVDLMIVDVMMPRMDGIELTEDIRRYLDIPILMVTAKGESIDKVKGFQAGTDDYLVKPFDPVELVLRVKSLLKRYNVSLTKVIQLGDVTIDLATLTVSSYEETVQLKKKECELLFMLANSPGRSYTRTQLIESLWGIDYEGDERTVDVHIKRLRQRIEPFSSVTIITIRGLGYRLEYK is encoded by the coding sequence ATGAATACGATTTTAGTAGTAGATGATGATCCGCATATCCGTAAATTGATCAAGCTGTATCTTGAAAATAGTCAATTCTCCGTTCTGGAGGCGGAGGATGGACAGAAAGCGCTTGATTTAGTTGAGCATTCGAAAGTGGATTTAATGATTGTTGATGTGATGATGCCGCGTATGGACGGTATTGAATTAACAGAAGATATTCGTAGGTATTTGGATATCCCCATTCTAATGGTGACAGCCAAGGGTGAATCGATAGATAAAGTAAAAGGGTTCCAGGCGGGAACCGATGATTATTTGGTAAAACCCTTTGATCCAGTGGAACTTGTGCTACGGGTGAAATCCCTTTTAAAGCGATATAATGTTTCTCTAACAAAAGTTATTCAATTGGGTGATGTTACGATTGATCTTGCCACATTAACGGTTTCTTCTTATGAAGAAACCGTACAATTAAAAAAGAAAGAATGTGAACTGTTGTTTATGCTTGCCAATTCACCCGGTCGTAGTTATACCCGAACACAGTTGATTGAAAGTTTATGGGGAATTGACTATGAAGGAGATGAGCGGACGGTGGATGTTCATATTAAACGTCTGCGTCAGCGGATCGAACCTTTCTCTTCCGTAACAATCATAACCATTCGTGGTCTTGGATACCGGTTGGAGTATAAATAA
- a CDS encoding 6-phospho-beta-glucosidase, producing MTKKSLKIAIIGSGSTYTPELIEGMIKRKDALPITELVLMDIDDIKLDIVGKLCVRMIQAAEIPCRVIMTQDLDEALLNANFVLGQIRVGKLPARVLDEKIPLKYDLIGQETCGIGGFFKAMRTIPVMLHIAERMKVLCPDAWLINFSNPAGIITEAILNHTNVKMLGLCNVPYNMFNSIRETLNLNQPDITYIGLNHLSWITAIEEDGIDYLKTALDMGLNSEAMQNIPSSGFSKELIQMVGAIPSSYMEYYYFKEKKLKLVKESDITRGEKCVQIEEDLLKIYLDSKLHTKPDLLFSRGGANYSEVAISLVDAIYNDKQEVHVVNLLNKGALDFMEDSDAIEVCAVVGKDGAKPIKINNFNNQHIIDYMRMVKAYERETVASAVSGNEDAAMRALLMNPLVGDYDAAHACFHEMKEAHKAYLPQFFKEENSSK from the coding sequence ATGACTAAAAAATCCTTGAAAATCGCTATTATTGGCTCCGGTAGTACCTACACTCCTGAATTAATAGAAGGTATGATTAAGCGTAAAGATGCTTTACCCATCACTGAGCTAGTACTTATGGATATCGATGATATAAAACTAGACATTGTAGGTAAACTTTGCGTACGCATGATACAAGCGGCAGAAATACCTTGTCGAGTGATTATGACTCAAGATCTGGATGAAGCGTTATTGAATGCTAACTTTGTACTCGGACAAATTCGTGTTGGTAAACTACCTGCAAGGGTATTGGACGAGAAAATTCCTCTGAAATACGATTTAATAGGGCAGGAAACCTGTGGAATCGGTGGTTTTTTTAAAGCGATGCGTACCATTCCAGTCATGCTTCATATCGCGGAACGTATGAAAGTGCTTTGTCCTGATGCTTGGCTCATTAATTTCTCTAATCCTGCTGGTATTATTACAGAAGCTATACTTAACCACACCAATGTGAAGATGCTTGGTCTATGCAATGTTCCTTACAATATGTTCAATAGCATCCGTGAAACCCTCAACTTAAACCAACCTGACATTACCTATATTGGGCTCAATCATCTAAGCTGGATTACGGCCATTGAGGAGGACGGCATCGATTATCTAAAAACCGCTTTAGATATGGGTCTCAATAGCGAGGCTATGCAAAACATCCCTTCCAGTGGGTTTAGCAAGGAGCTAATCCAGATGGTAGGTGCCATCCCTTCTTCCTATATGGAATACTATTACTTTAAAGAGAAAAAGCTTAAACTCGTCAAAGAAAGTGACATCACCCGAGGAGAAAAATGTGTTCAAATTGAGGAAGACCTGTTAAAGATCTACTTGGATTCCAAGCTCCATACCAAGCCGGACCTGCTCTTTTCACGTGGAGGCGCCAACTATTCTGAAGTGGCTATCAGCTTAGTTGACGCTATTTATAATGATAAGCAAGAGGTACATGTTGTTAACCTCCTTAATAAGGGTGCCCTAGATTTCATGGAGGACTCCGACGCCATTGAAGTGTGCGCTGTTGTAGGTAAGGATGGTGCTAAACCAATCAAGATTAATAATTTCAACAATCAGCATATTATCGATTACATGCGTATGGTCAAAGCATATGAGCGTGAGACTGTGGCTTCTGCCGTATCCGGCAATGAAGATGCTGCCATGCGCGCGTTATTAATGAATCCGTTGGTAGGTGACTACGACGCAGCACATGCTTGTTTCCATGAGATGAAGGAAGCCCACAAAGCATATCTTCCACAGTTTTTCAAAGAGGAGAATTCATCCAAATAA
- a CDS encoding ABC transporter substrate-binding protein, with translation MLDNRQRHGWVWDGSGGTVLFERDISKSLIFLKRQAPTLVIPYGTYHEVHVEMRAFGKILGKEKEAEEWLAVFDDKVKKANASIQGLVKEGSTYSIMGPFGKEFYIYGDGVNRGGQAIYQQLGLTPPDKVRKDLIEAKIDALSISEEKMADYAGDYIFLDISGGAEFDENSPDNQRQGLREPW, from the coding sequence ATGTTGGACAATAGGCAAAGACATGGGTGGGTTTGGGACGGCAGTGGGGGTACCGTTTTATTTGAAAGGGATATATCTAAATCACTGATCTTTCTGAAAAGGCAAGCGCCAACGCTAGTGATTCCTTATGGTACTTATCACGAGGTGCATGTCGAAATGAGAGCGTTCGGCAAGATTCTCGGTAAGGAGAAAGAAGCTGAGGAATGGCTGGCTGTATTTGACGATAAGGTAAAGAAGGCTAACGCTTCAATACAAGGGCTGGTTAAGGAAGGATCGACTTATTCGATTATGGGGCCCTTCGGAAAAGAGTTTTATATTTACGGAGATGGCGTTAACCGCGGCGGACAAGCCATCTACCAACAGCTTGGTCTGACCCCGCCTGACAAGGTGAGGAAGGATCTGATTGAAGCTAAGATAGACGCGCTTAGCATATCTGAGGAGAAGATGGCTGATTATGCGGGCGATTATATCTTTCTCGATATATCTGGCGGTGCCGAGTTCGACGAGAATTCACCGGATAACCAGAGACAGGGGCTTCGGGAACCATGGTGA
- a CDS encoding RNA polymerase sigma factor, whose translation MDNEKKRIRRIKKKADRTAAGELIAKYYKEIYAFVYKQLLHKETAMDLTQEIFTGVLQSIQSFNGEKASFCTWLYRIASNHIVDYYRSKTYKNTQLIDHMEDRDFPEEVDFTLTLEYQQDVERIMVIVESFEAKAQQIFRLKLFADRTFAEIAEIITLPDSTVKANYYASIRRIKQKFEEVQAMLLFLFFKEDWIVTSLLQNITTIYRRFLSLWRKNLG comes from the coding sequence ATGGATAATGAAAAAAAACGGATTAGACGAATCAAGAAAAAGGCGGACCGAACGGCCGCCGGCGAATTAATCGCCAAGTATTACAAGGAAATTTACGCTTTTGTCTACAAACAGCTACTACACAAGGAAACTGCAATGGACCTCACTCAGGAAATTTTCACGGGTGTACTGCAAAGTATCCAATCCTTCAATGGAGAAAAGGCTTCTTTCTGTACTTGGCTGTACAGAATCGCTTCCAACCATATTGTGGATTACTACCGTTCCAAAACATACAAAAATACGCAGCTAATCGATCACATGGAGGACCGCGACTTCCCCGAGGAGGTAGACTTCACACTTACTCTGGAGTATCAGCAGGATGTTGAAAGGATCATGGTCATCGTGGAGTCGTTCGAGGCGAAGGCTCAGCAAATTTTCAGGCTCAAGCTGTTTGCTGATCGTACATTTGCGGAAATTGCCGAGATCATAACCCTGCCCGACTCTACCGTTAAGGCGAACTATTACGCATCGATTCGTAGAATCAAACAAAAATTCGAGGAGGTTCAGGCTATGCTACTGTTTCTTTTTTTTAAGGAAGACTGGATTGTGACCTCACTGCTTCAAAATATTACTACGATATACCGACGTTTTCTTTCTCTTTGGCGGAAGAACCTTGGCTAA
- a CDS encoding ABC transporter ATP-binding protein/permease: MTLLEIKHLNKSYMLAGKEKVPVLSNVNVKFESGEFVSILGESGSGKSTLMNIIGGMDSDYEGDVMVQGKTLREMKEIEIDAYRKDKIGFIFQSFNLIPHLSVLENVMIAMQMTDNSKKERTQRAKEILTEVGLKDHMMKRPNQLSGGQKQRVAIARALSNDPKIILADEPTGALDQETSEQILGILDSIAKKGVLIITVTHSQRVANFGSRIVLVEDGCIKEDQFLKERNMSVKETTEKKGKNLSFASSFKMAMNNMTLNAKRNILVATGGAIGILSVILMLSLGSGVTGYINDQINSSLNPLLVDVVKTADKGEVKRQEGPPMPELASEPFTEQDISMISGIKNVDRIEKVTTITGKSKVVFNGKNKELSALGTVTDSIKADNVEAGTLPNENQVLLTASFAKSLSSEETYKSLVGKTVNLYINEMDERNQPVTIETQWVVSGIYDQEDMGPMSGAGVYVSYSTLENAYSQQNLVLQPKQINAYATSQDDVEGIKEAVDKSGFKSSPIASIMEQVTTYVKMASWLLSGIAGISLLVSGIMILVVLNISVVERTREIGILRAIGARKKDIRRIFFSESALLGLLSGTIAVAVAWVISLVLNNILFNTFGVELIQLTPVYMLFGIGVSTLISVVAGVIPSSKAAKLDPMESLRYE; encoded by the coding sequence ATGACGTTATTAGAGATCAAGCATCTGAATAAATCATATATGCTTGCTGGCAAAGAAAAGGTGCCCGTTCTAAGTAATGTGAATGTGAAATTTGAAAGTGGTGAATTTGTTTCCATCTTAGGGGAATCTGGTTCGGGGAAATCGACCTTGATGAATATTATCGGTGGTATGGACTCTGATTACGAGGGAGACGTAATGGTTCAGGGGAAGACGCTGAGAGAAATGAAAGAAATAGAAATTGATGCATACAGAAAAGATAAGATAGGATTTATTTTTCAAAGCTTCAACCTAATTCCTCATTTATCTGTACTTGAAAATGTAATGATTGCGATGCAAATGACGGATAATAGTAAAAAAGAACGAACTCAGCGCGCGAAGGAGATACTAACAGAAGTTGGCTTGAAGGATCACATGATGAAACGGCCAAATCAGCTGTCAGGGGGTCAAAAACAGCGTGTAGCCATTGCAAGGGCATTATCTAATGATCCTAAAATTATTTTGGCAGATGAACCTACGGGTGCTCTCGATCAGGAAACAAGTGAACAAATACTTGGCATTCTGGATTCCATTGCGAAAAAAGGTGTTCTTATTATTACCGTGACGCATTCGCAAAGGGTAGCGAATTTCGGGAGCCGGATTGTATTGGTGGAAGATGGTTGTATTAAAGAAGATCAATTTCTAAAAGAGCGCAACATGTCTGTTAAAGAGACTACTGAGAAGAAAGGGAAGAATTTAAGTTTTGCTTCTTCTTTTAAAATGGCAATGAATAACATGACCTTAAATGCAAAGCGAAATATACTCGTTGCTACGGGTGGGGCTATCGGGATTTTAAGTGTAATCTTAATGCTTTCGTTAGGTAGCGGTGTGACAGGCTATATCAATGATCAAATTAATTCGAGTCTGAATCCGCTTCTCGTCGATGTGGTAAAGACGGCTGATAAAGGTGAAGTGAAACGCCAAGAAGGACCCCCAATGCCGGAACTAGCGAGTGAACCTTTTACAGAACAAGATATCAGCATGATCAGTGGCATTAAAAATGTGGATAGAATCGAAAAGGTTACAACGATCACAGGAAAAAGCAAGGTTGTGTTCAATGGTAAGAACAAAGAGCTCTCTGCACTTGGAACGGTAACAGATTCAATCAAAGCAGATAATGTTGAAGCAGGTACACTGCCTAATGAGAATCAAGTGCTACTGACGGCATCTTTTGCAAAAAGTTTGAGTAGCGAAGAAACGTATAAGTCGCTCGTAGGTAAGACCGTCAACTTATATATTAATGAAATGGATGAACGGAATCAGCCGGTCACTATTGAAACGCAGTGGGTTGTGTCGGGTATATATGACCAGGAAGATATGGGGCCGATGAGTGGAGCGGGCGTCTACGTTTCGTATTCAACCCTTGAAAATGCATATAGTCAACAAAATTTAGTCTTACAGCCTAAACAGATTAATGCTTACGCGACAAGTCAGGATGATGTAGAGGGCATTAAAGAAGCGGTGGATAAATCGGGATTCAAAAGTTCGCCAATAGCAAGTATCATGGAACAGGTTACAACGTATGTGAAAATGGCATCATGGCTGTTATCTGGTATAGCTGGTATTTCATTGCTTGTATCGGGCATTATGATCTTAGTGGTTCTTAATATTAGCGTTGTGGAACGGACAAGAGAAATTGGTATTCTGCGGGCGATTGGTGCGAGAAAGAAAGATATCCGTCGTATTTTCTTTTCAGAGTCTGCACTGTTGGGCTTGTTAAGCGGTACGATTGCTGTTGCAGTTGCTTGGGTAATCAGCTTGGTACTGAACAATATTCTATTCAATACATTTGGTGTTGAACTAATTCAGCTGACTCCTGTATACATGCTATTTGGAATAGGAGTCAGTACATTGATCAGTGTAGTTGCAGGTGTGATACCTTCATCCAAAGCAGCAAAACTCGACCCGATGGAATCTCTTCGTTACGAATAA